One region of Choristoneura fumiferana chromosome 3, NRCan_CFum_1, whole genome shotgun sequence genomic DNA includes:
- the LOC141426262 gene encoding mite allergen Der p 3-like, whose protein sequence is MAVENVVIITISLIAGVVNSVASHDLEGFVVGGKRAKIEDFPHSVFLYIECFIGYTTTYACGASILNQAIVLTAAHCLVQCQEDSTFLAAYVGDFVAGGGSSYSADNYKLHENFDEKEISSDIALVRLEKNIKFGKNVRRVSLMRNPPYKKYAKVAGWGYTDPETKDQSAVLMQASQRVRTRPKCVIMLDRITPEGTICGGSKNAKSYVTKGDSGSALMALKYIQIGIVSYKDLTRSKSVCIYTDVAYFYDWVKTNSRSMYCEL, encoded by the exons ATGGCTGTAGAAAATgttgtaataataacaataagccTAATAGCTGGCGTAGTAAATTCAGTTGCATCGCATGATTTAGAAGGCTTCGTAGTGGGGGGCAAGAGGGCAAAAATAGAGGATTTCCCGCATTCGGTATTCCTTTATATAGAGTGCTTCATAGGATATACTACAACATATGCATGCGGTGCTTCCATCCTCAATCAAGCCATAGTACTAACAGCTGCCCACTGCTTAGTACAATGCCAAGAGGATTCTACCTTCCTTGCAGCTTACGTAGGAGATTTTGTAGCAGGGGGAGGGTCGTCTTATTCAGCTGATAATTACAAACTACACGAAAATTTCGATGAAAAAGAAATTAGCAGTGATATAGCGTTGGTGAGGTTAgaaaagaatataaaatttggaaaaaatgtgCGTAGAGTATCGTTGATGAGGAATCCACCGTACAAGAAATATGCTAAAGTTGCTGGATGGGGATATACGGAC CCAGAAACCAAAGACCAATCGGCCGTTCTGATGCAAGCCAGCCAGAGGGTCCGGACACGGCCGAAATGTGTAATCATGTTGGACAGAATTACACCTGAAGGGACCATCTGCGGGGGCTCAAAGAATGCGAAGAGCTACGTTACTAA AGGCGACTCGGGCAGTGCTCTGATGGCGCTCAAGTATATTCAGATCGGGATAGTCTCCTACAAAGATTTGACCAGATCCAAAAGCGTTTGTATTTATACTGACGTCGCTTACTTCTACGACTGGGTAAAAACAAACTCGAGGAGTATGTATTGTGAATTATGA